The sequence GGAGTTGAGCTCACCACAGCAGAGAGACAGCAAATTCAGATGAAGAAAGCAAAGCTTGTTAACATGCTTGATGAGGTAAGCTTTGACGAATTTGATGAGATCATATCTGAAATCTCAAGCCGTACAGCCATATGTttctttattaaaattttcagacTCCAAACATTAAAAACCCGGTAAAAgatctgtttttttttaataaataaatctgGGATTTTTGTTTGCTCAGGAGTAGGAGTTGAAAGAGACTCATGTCTCGATCATATCAGTAGCTTTCTTTTTACTCCATCAGCCCTGTTTctgtaatttaaaacaatttttcccaaaaaaaaaaaatattgggttttaatcttctttcttttgttttgttctCTTGAAGGTCGAGCAAAGATACAGTCAGTATCATCACCAGATGCAGATGGTAATATCTTGGTTCGAACAAGCAGCCGGAATTGGTTCTGCTAAAACTTACACGGCTCTGGCTTTGCAAACAATTTCGAAGCAATTTCGATGCCTGAAAGATGCAATCTTCGCCCAAATCCGAGCCTCGAGCAAAAGCTTAGGGGAAGAAGATAGTTTCGTAGGGAAAATCGAAGGCTCCAGGCTTAAATACGTGGATAATCAGATTCGGCAGCAGAGAGCGTTGCAGCAATTGGGAATGATCCAGAACAATGCTTGGAGACCACAACGAGGATTACCCGAACGGTCTGTTTCCGTTCTTCGTGCCTGGCTTTTCGAGCATTTTCTCCATCCGTAAGTTTAACAAAGATTTTCCTTCAAACTCATAAGTCATGATATTAACtgaatatttaaattgaatGTTGGATTCAGATATCCCAAGGATTCAGATAAGCTCATGCTTGCTAAACAGACAGGGCTTACCAGGAGTCAGGTAAAATCATAGTGTCTGTCAATTCTTGATCAATATTTCTGCTAAAATTTGCAGAAACTTGAAGTAGGGCGGTTCAAATTTAGGTCTCCAATTGGTTTATTAATGCTCGAGTTCGGCTATGGAAGCCGATGGTGGAGGAAATGTACATGGAAGAGCTCAAGGAACAGGAAAAAAATGGATCAGATGATAAATCTGGCAAAACCGAGCAAAACGAAGTTTCGACCTCAAAATCCACTGCTCCACAAGCCAAAAAGCCAGCCATACTCAGCCAGAATCAAGTTTTTACCTCAAAAATAGACAACCCCATAAATAACGCCGCTGCTGCGTCACTCGCAACATCCACAGCTCTAATGTCCCCTCCTGGATTCAAGAGCAATCACAGCTTCCTCCTCATTGGATCATCATCCGAAACGGGGACCGTTACTCAAGGAAGTCCAAAGAAACCGCGCAATACAGACATGTTACATTCCCTTGGCACATTAATGGGGGCACCCACAAATTTCAGTGCCGGGTTTGGCTCATATCAGATAGGGGAACTCGGGACATTTGTGGACGATCATATCCAAGCACCATTTTCAGGAAATGGAGTATCTCTCACCTTAGGTCTCCCACATTCCCACCAAAACTTTATGCCGAATCAAAGCATACAACTCGGAAGAGGCGTTGAATTAGGTAAGCCAAATGATTTTAGTGGCATGAATAGCACTCCAAATTCTTACACACTCAACCATTGTGTGTGAAAACATCGACAATCAATGCCAAGAAAGTTTGCTATGCAGCCGTTGCTCGACTTTGCAGCTTATTGGATCCACGAGTTCAACACACGTTCTTCGCTATTTTTGTCCCTTTTAGTAACTTCGAAGAAAGGGGTTGCATGATAGTGCAGATAAGGAAAGATACTCTGTACACACATTTGATGAGGAGAAGAATTTGAGTTCTTTTGGACAGCATAGGATTTTAGAGGATATATAATTGGGGAATATTGTATATTAATTTTGTTATCTATAGATGACTGTGATCATATGAATATCGAAAAACTAATGGCTTTGGGTGGTATACAAGAATAGAGCCATGAagtttgtaattttaaaaaggATGTAAATTCTCTGTCCTGATACGCAAGACAATGCATATGCTGCATACTTTGTTAAATGTTGGATATTTATCTACCAAAAGTATCATATTTTAGAGCATGACTCGACTCAATTCTAACTATGATGTTTAGAAAGTTTGATGGGAGGCTTTTTGCCCCATGGTCTTGTCTTATATTAGAATAGGAGATTTGTCCACAAACCGAAATGAAAGCTCAATGCTCCTAGTTGCTTGACGATTTGTACAAAGATAATAAAATGAAACACATGATATTAAAGAAATGATGGAGTTTGATAGATGTTGGGACTGTATTTTTGCAGTTAGAAATGACTTAGATTTTGTTGGAATGGACAAGATCAAGATGGAATATGTTGTGAAATGAATAACTGTGAGAAGCTAGCCTAAGAGTCTTAGTAGGATCAGGAGCAAGAGTCTTAGTTCGGCTAATGGTCAGAAGTGTCGCGGTTTCtttaattgaaaaattaatgaaatttttaagtaaatgactaaaattgtcgAAAAATATAAATCCTAACTCTGATTGGTATTTTGTTCCACAAATGTGAGaatccatattttattattaaaattgcaTTAAGATAAACACGGAGGACGAAAAAATCCATTGTTCCAAGAATTGTTTGCCCGGACccttggaaaaaaaattatttgatccaTTTTGTCAAAATTTTGAGACTTTTCTTATGAAATTCAAACCGACAATTTAAAATGTTGCTAATGAGTTCATTTGCTTTCACTTTTCCAAAGTCGTTTTGTAAGTATACCGTTGTGAAAGGTCGAAAATATGGTTTCCTATTATTTTCCAATGTTAGGCCAACcatcaattttctttttaaaaacaatattttgtgTTGGATGATAACCGAATCAACATTTTGGAAAAGAGCAATATTTCATTTTCAAGTCAATGGACTTATAACTATTcatgttttcaaaaattaaaattattggaaaatttTAAGTGTCTATAAATTGCGTTGAGATGTGGCGAGATTATCTAATTAGTCGAACTTtaattttaacacaaaaattatCACTTTTTTTTGCGTATTTAATTAGTTTCTAGTTGGAAGTGTTGACCAATATTGCTACCATTATTGTCCTGACACGGAATACCCATGTGTATTTCGGCTAAAGTCAtactaaataaattttttttatatgtaaaaaaaaaaacagtttgCAATATGATCACATTTGACCAATTagacaattaaaataaattttacacgGAATACTatcgtttttaaaaaatttccaaaagATGGATTGAAATATAAATGCCTTGAACTTTATCTAATGCCAGaaatttcaaaacttaaatTAATCAATTTCGATATTGTGCTCACCAACAATGCTCACTTCTGGATACATCACTGAGATGACATTCACCTATCAAACgtgataaaatatattaaaattatacattCACTATACCCGTGTTATCTTAGTTGTGAATATAAAGATTATGTATACATTAGtcagaatatatttttttattcaaatatgaCTATTTTCACTGTCCCACAAATTAAAAACTATCTAATTGActctcaaataaaaatttaaaaattgatgCCGCTTGATTCCCACTGTCAGTGAATGCGACCTTGTGAATGAGTCTGTTATCTTTGACTCAGCTTTTGACAAAGGGAAGGGAAAGATTAAttaatctgatttttttttccatgaaTTTGACggaaatttcaaattattcaagataataataataatcatgtATTTTTTATGCCCTCAAACtttataattttgattatttaatttattaacgctataccaatttatttatatatgagtGTAAATTGTAATGCTAACaactgattaaaaaaaaatattctttcattttgtAAGTGCATACGacctaaaaattaaaattttgcacTTCCATATTCAATCCTTTACACTtcatcaataaaaattatacctttttttaaaaaaaaaacagattaaTGAATTTGTTCTTCGATCAATATAAACGTTTTAAATTGGAtacaattacttaaaaaattaaaatttctctgttaagaatataatttttaaaaaatatgtagtCTAGTAGAAACCATTTTTATCAAagttcaaatataatttataattaaacgAGTTCCACACTCCCCGCGGCCTGGCAAGCATAAAGTATTGAAAAACCAGTAATATTTTCTTGTAGCATATTAAATGCTACTCACCTATTTATTATACCTATGTATTATTAAATGCCTGGAATTTGAATCAGTAAACTTGTCCCTCACTGGACGTATGAATTATTTGACTCCAATCTCGTTCTTCCAAATTTTCACACATACACAGACTAATACAGTCATATTATCCAGTTCAATTTCTTGAAATATGATCGTTTAATCaaaatttcttttgtattcaTGGATAACATAGAAGTCCCCGAGTACTTTATCTGTCCAATTTCACTCCAAATCATGAAAGATCCCGTGACGGCCATTTCCGGGATTACTTACGATCGAGAAAGCATCGAACACTGGCTATTCAAGAACCACAACACGATCTGCCCCGTCAGTAAACAGGCCCTGCCGAGAGATTCTGATTTGACGCCGAATCACACCCTGCGAAGATTGATCCAGGGATGGTGCACTCTCAATGCATCGCATGGAATCGATCAGATCCCAACTCCGAAGCCGACTCGCGACAAATTCTACATAATCAATCTAATCAGGGACCTGTGTGTCCAGGATTTGCAGATAAAGACGCTGCAGAAATTGGAAGCTCTCGCCCTGGAGCACGACCGAAATCGGGTTTACATGGTGGAAGCTGGATTAGGTGCGGTGTTGGTATCTTTCATCATTTCTTGTTACAAAACTGGACAAACGAATGGCCTGGAAGAAGCGCTTGGTTTGTTTTACATTGTTCGGAAATTATTGAGCCAGTCGAAGGGTAAATTGACCGAGAACGACGAAATCTTTGAGTCTTTAATGTGGGTAATGGAGAATCCGGTTTTTCAAGAAAACTCAGCAGTGAAATTTCACGCAGCTTATGCGGTGAAAATCACTGTCCAGAAGACGAGCCCTAGCATGCTGGAGAGACTGAAGCCGGAATTCTTCAGAAGCATGGTGTCAAATATTCGACAGGCCTGCATCTGCCAACAGGGAACAACCGCTCTTCTTCACGCCTTACTCGATTCCTGCCCCTGGGGAAGAAACCGTCTGATCATGGTGGAATCCAGCGCGGTTACCGGGTTGATTGACGTTGAACTCAGAAACTCGGACAAGAAAACGACGGAACTTGTTCTGGGAATCTTGTGTCACTTAACTTCATGTGCAGATGGTCGGGCTCAACTCCTGAATCATGCAGATGGTGTCGCGGTTGTCACAAGGAGGATTTTGAAGGTTTCTCCAGCGGTGGATGATCGAGCTGTTACTATTATTTGGCAGATTTGCAGGTATTCTGGTACAAATGGGGTGATTCAAGAACTGTTTAGGGTTGGAATTGTGCCGAAGTTTTGTTTGCTGATGCAGGCGGATCGCGAGGCCCATATTAAGGATAAAGTGAGGGAGATTTTGAGGACACATTACGATGTTTGGAAGGAGTCACCTCCATTGAAGTTGCTCCCTTAACGAGATATATGTATAATTGTTTtcccaaaaaatatattttctggGATTTATTAATGTGTAAAATTTGCTTCATAATGTCTTATATTTCTCACAATAAAATAAGTTAGTCTAAATAATTTTTGATATTCTAAGTAGTCAAAATTCGGTTTATTACAAtagttttttttcatatttatattggAGAAATTTTGACACGACAACAAATATTACAATCAAACATGACAATGAACATTGTTTATATAACGTTTCATATTGTTGATATATCCAACATCATATCATCATTCCAGCAAAACTCCTACCaaacttgaaataaatattaatttattgcaTTAAACATGTCAACAATATGACAAAACTCGGACTTAACTTGAAATAAATAGTAATGTATTGCATTAAAACCAAATTTTGTCATAAGAACATATTAGAAATTTATAGACAAATTTGCACGACCATTTTCCATGGTAGGGGGAGTACGAATTTCTAACCATTATTAATTAAGAATAAACCAGGCATAATGCGAGGCCGAAAAGTGTAAATTATTAAGAATTTTATAATTGCActcaaagttttaaaaaaaaatttatttttttctgccATCTAATTAGTAAAATTTAACTTTTAGTTtgctaattttcttttttttttttgtaattttaattttttttatgaattactAACATGAAACTAGATAATGCTAATATAACATTGATCATTGCTTCCAATATGGCTTCGGGTATTGATTACATGGCCGTGCCACTTTAATATACGGAGAAAAAAGATCAAAATTGTAAAAGAACCAAAGTTTTTAGATTAAAACTGAGTATACTAACGGTCAACTCAAAATATACAAAGTCAACCCCATATTTGCAATCTTTAATTTAGTACTAGCTATCACGTTCAAACATTGTGTACGCATAAACTAATACTTTTTCGTACAAATTTTTTATGGTAAGtaatttgtttttgttgaaaaattatttaaaaatgtgttaaatatttgtgttgaaaatgtgaatgttgaatgttgaaaattaggtaaaattaggtgttgaatattgaaaattagtgtgtgatgatgtaggtaatgatgtattttatttttggattatttgtaaaaaatttctataaatagatctctcatttgtgaagaaaatcacaattgagttgagagaaaaatattataaagtgtgtagtgtgataattttgagagtttgagatttttatttttttaccgtaaatttttactttttcacaacacgttatcagcacgaagctctaaaagtcctccatatttttccaagctccgaacagaagaaaaaggtaacaaaagtaataatatttattttactgttatttatttattgtttatatatgtaatatataatataatgttattgttagaaataataaaaataattttttcaaaaacttgttataaatcctgggaggatgttaagacgacatcccacactcccggtaagggatacgacaagtataaaagcctataaggttttttaaacaaaataacttatgacacctaattataataatgtgatatgatatacataattatttaaatatgactaatattatatacaccatattattaccataaaattatacaaatacatacatttattttcttatacaccaacggtaataaacggtaacaaaacggctagtttttgctctataaatacaatctcacaaatacattcaatcactccaactttctcttcttctctaaaaattattcttcatcaaattttcgaagaaaaaaagaagatggctttcacgaggttatttttaattattttggttatcatactcaccagtcttgtatttatcggagaatatcctcctcgtgtgttttctttatttttacgaatacttgtacttgttgtttatccattactttgtattgcaatattcattaactaataaaatgcatcgtaatttttagtaccaccatggcaaacttggcaaagctcgaattcatcgctcttgatattactgggaaaaactatatgccatggactcttgatgtagaaatgcatcttgagtcattgggtctaagcgagaccattaaagaaaatggtatatcttcatcacaagaaaaagcaaaagctataatatttttacgacgacaccttgatgaaggtttaaaatgtgaatatctcatcgaaaaagatcccatggctctgtggaaaggattaaaagagagatttgaacatataagggaagttatacttccgaccgcccgtgatgaatggaatatgttaagattccaagactttaaaaaagtcagtgattacaattcagcgatgtatagaataatctcgcagttaaaattttgtggacatgaggttacagaatcggaaatgcttgaaaaaacattttccacgtttcacgcatcaaatataacactacagcaacaatatagagtgcgtggatttgcgagatattctgaactcatcgcctgtcttcttgtggcggaaaagaacaacgagctattaatgagaaatcatcagtcccgacccactggatcaacagcatttccagaagtaaatgctgtaagtaaaaatgaatttaaacctggaaaccaaaatcaaattcaaagacaaggttttggtcgaggtcgaggtcgaggtcgaggtcgtggacgtggacgtggacgaggaagtggtcgtggtcgtggacgcggccgtggttttgaaaataatcgagatagttatttctataactcatctcaaaataacgtcccaaaccatccacagaaaaggcatcaagaaaacatgagtgttaatgaaaatcactcgaaaagatttgaaagttcttgtttcagatgcggcactccaggacattggtctcgtatttgtcgagcccctgagcatctttgcaaactttataaagaatcgataaaggggaaagaaaaggagaccaacttcactgagcgaagtgaccgtttgagtgattcaactcattttgatgctgctgattttatgaatgatttctctggaaatgatcaatatgttggtgggatagaaatgaacaatattgatgctgcagattttctcaatgatttctctgaaaatgaacaatatagtggtagaatataaatgtacaataatttatttttcatgtatttatatgataatgttttattgtacaattatgatatgtgttatatttaaatatgtattgtcattaattttttttcattgcatattttttgaagttcaaatatggaaaatgctatgagcaaagctgaagtttgcatacccgatagtggtacaacgcacactatcctccgagataaaagatatttcttggaactaaaaccaacaaaaacaacggtgaatacaatatcaggtcctgtagacttgattaaaggatgtggtaaagcacaatttttgttacctaatggtacaaaatttttgatcaatgatgctttatattcaccacaatcgaaaagaaatttgttgagttttaatgatatatattcccatgggtatgatactcaaacaatgaatgaagggaa comes from Primulina huaijiensis isolate GDHJ02 chromosome 2, ASM1229523v2, whole genome shotgun sequence and encodes:
- the LOC140961545 gene encoding E3 ubiquitin-protein ligase PUB24-like isoform X2, giving the protein MDNIEVPEYFICPISLQIMKDPVTAISGITYDRESIEHWLFKNHNTICPVSKQALPRDSDLTPNHTLRRLIQGWCTLNASHGIDQIPTPKPTRDKFYIINLIRDLCVQDLQIKTLQKLEALALEHDRNRVYMVEAGLGAVLVSFIISCYKTGQTNGLEEALGLFYIVRKLLSQSKGKLTENDEIFESLMWVMENPVFQENSAVKFHAAYAVKITVQKTSPSMLERLKPEFFRSMVSNIRQACICQQGTTALLHALLDSCPWGRNRLIMVESSAVTGLIDVELRNSDKKTTELVLGILCHLTSCADGRAQLLNHADGVAVVTRRILKVSPAVDDRAVTIIWQICRRIARPILRIK
- the LOC140971538 gene encoding BEL1-like homeodomain protein 1, which translates into the protein MATYFHGNSGIQGSSDGLQTLIFMNPAYVGFSDSQPQPATSSNFVFLDPNSSVNTLHLPHAPPSQSQHFVGIPFHGATTSAATTQDTNQHDVSGALQLQGFLPHVHYNPYTNPTMDLEEAREVTRAQQGLSLSLSSQQPRSGYGSFMLEREVTAQPLVTAVSQPRANDVMVSGGSTSPASGVSNSRNGVHSVILSSKYLKAAQELLDEVVKVGRGAKSTAELPAGEQPKKTGDSAAATAAGVGGEEGSEKRGVELTTAERQQIQMKKAKLVNMLDEVEQRYSQYHHQMQMVISWFEQAAGIGSAKTYTALALQTISKQFRCLKDAIFAQIRASSKSLGEEDSFVGKIEGSRLKYVDNQIRQQRALQQLGMIQNNAWRPQRGLPERSVSVLRAWLFEHFLHPYPKDSDKLMLAKQTGLTRSQVSNWFINARVRLWKPMVEEMYMEELKEQEKNGSDDKSGKTEQNEVSTSKSTAPQAKKPAILSQNQVFTSKIDNPINNAAAASLATSTALMSPPGFKSNHSFLLIGSSSETGTVTQGSPKKPRNTDMLHSLGTLMGAPTNFSAGFGSYQIGELGTFVDDHIQAPFSGNGVSLTLGLPHSHQNFMPNQSIQLGRGVELGKPNDFSGMNSTPNSYTLNHCV
- the LOC140961545 gene encoding E3 ubiquitin-protein ligase PUB24-like isoform X1, yielding MDNIEVPEYFICPISLQIMKDPVTAISGITYDRESIEHWLFKNHNTICPVSKQALPRDSDLTPNHTLRRLIQGWCTLNASHGIDQIPTPKPTRDKFYIINLIRDLCVQDLQIKTLQKLEALALEHDRNRVYMVEAGLGAVLVSFIISCYKTGQTNGLEEALGLFYIVRKLLSQSKGKLTENDEIFESLMWVMENPVFQENSAVKFHAAYAVKITVQKTSPSMLERLKPEFFRSMVSNIRQACICQQGTTALLHALLDSCPWGRNRLIMVESSAVTGLIDVELRNSDKKTTELVLGILCHLTSCADGRAQLLNHADGVAVVTRRILKVSPAVDDRAVTIIWQICRYSGTNGVIQELFRVGIVPKFCLLMQADREAHIKDKVREILRTHYDVWKESPPLKLLP